The genomic segment CTGATCCGATGCAAACGCGCCACCAAAATGTGCTTAAGAACACAAATCGAAACCTTCGCTGACGCGTGCTGCCTACACCGCTAAGAAAAAACAAACGCAGTTTTCGCATGCGTGCATTTCTGGCTCCAGCGGCAGCCCTGCTTGCCCTGGCCGCCCCGGTTGCCTTCTCCCCACAAGCTTTCGCGCAAAGCAACACGCTCAAGGCTGTGATCTTTGAGGACGCGAAGCCGCTCTATCAGAAAACGGAGACGGGCTACGAAGGATTCGGGGTTGATGTTCTCGAACAGATCAGGATGCAGGCCAATCGCAGCACGGTGACGTACCGGCTGGCGTCGTCAGTCGAAGACGGCGTGGGCGCTGTGATCTCTGGTGAAGCCGACATCGCCTGTGGCGTGGCCTTCAACTGGGACCGCTCCACCAAGGTCACCTACAGCCTTCCCTTCAGCGTCGGCGGCACCCGACTGCTGATGGCTTTCGATACCGCCATCGATGGCACCCCAGAGTCGCTGGTCGGTGAAACCATCGGCGTGGTGAAGGACTCCCAGTCCGCCAAGGTGCTGAGTGGCGTGGTTCCCGGCGCAACGCTGTTGAGCTTTGACACCCCAGAGGAAGCATTAGAAGCGTTCTACTCCGGTGAAGTCTCAATTCTGGGGGGAGGAACCCTCTGGCTCGCCGCCAACAGCCGGATTGATAAAACGGCTCTGCTGCCCTTCCGTCCCTACGGCCGCTCCGGCATCAGCTGCATCGTCAAACAGAACAACGGCAAGCTGCTCTCCTCCACCAACATTGCCCTAGGCCAGATGATGCAGGCCTATATGGACGGTGATGCCGGCACGAGAGAAATGATCAATCGCTGGATTGGTCCTGGCAGCGATGTGGGACTGAGCCAAGAGACGATTCGCTCTCTGTACGGACTGATCCTCAGCATTACCGCAGAACTCAACACCGCAGCGACACCAGGGATCTGACTGTTCCTCGATTGCTTTCGTTCCTCTTTTATCAACAGCCATGAAGCGTTCACTGATTGCCTTCCAAGCACTGCTGGCCTCCAGCGCCGTGCTCTGCCAGACCGTTGAAGCCAGCTCCACCTACAGCACACCTGAGCAGCTGAACGGGCAGGCCAAAGCCAACAGCATCGAAGCCCGGATCGAAGCGGTGCGGAACACCGACTGGAGCAGCCTGCTCCAGGATCCTGAGATCGAAGGCGAGTTGATCGCCAAGAGCAAGTGGAAGAACGGCAAAGGCAAGAAATTCGGCAACAGCTACGGCAAAGGCAAGTGGGGCAACGGCAAGAGCGGCAGCAAGTGGGGTAACAGCCGGCCCACCTGGGGCAACGGTGGTTACAGCGGTGGCTGGCGCAACGGTGGCGGAGGCTGGAAGAACGGCGGCGGCGGATTCGTGAACTGGTGATCGTTTCTTCCAACGTCTCCTCCAACGGCAGGCCCGACCTCAACCGGTTCGGGCCCATCGGCCTCGTGGTTGTGCAGTCGACCTCGCTGTGCAACCTCGATTGTTCCTACTGCTACCTGCCTGATCGACAGAAGAAGCGGGTTTTTGATCTGGACATGCTGCCCCTCTTGGTGAGCCGCATTCTGGAAAGCCCCTATGCCGGTCCGGAATTTTCTCTGGTGTGGCATGCCGGAGAGCCGCTCACCCTGCCGACGAGCTGGTACGACGAAGCCACGACGATCCTGCAGCGCAGCCTGAAGGAACACGGTGCCGAGGAGCTGGAGTTCACCCAGCACGTGCAGACCAACGCCACCCTGATCAACGACGCCTGGTGCGACTGCTTCCGGCGCAACCGCATCGTGGTGGGTATCAGCGTTGATGGACCCGAGGACATTCACGACGCACACCGGCGCTTCCGTAATGGACGTGGATCTCACGCCATGGCGATGAAGGGGATTGAGGCCCTGCATCGCAACGATCTGCCCTTCCACTGCATCTCAGTGGTGACGTCCGATGCCATGGAGCAACCGGAGCGGATGTACCGCTTCTTCCGCGACAACGGCATCAACGATGTGGGCTTCAACGTTGAGGAGCAGGAGGGGATCAACACCAGCTCCTCGATGCAGGGCTCAGCGATGGAGGAGAACTATCGCGACTTCCTGCGGGCCTTCTGGCGCCTCAGTGAGCAGGACGGCTACCCCGTGGTGCTGCGTGAATTCGAGCAGGTGATCAGCCTGATTCAAGGCAACGCTCGGATGACCCAGAACGAGCTGAATCGCCCGTTCTCAATCCTCAGCGTGGATTGGGAGGGAAATTTCTCCACCTTCGACCCTGAGCTGTTGTCGGTGGCCAGCGACCGCTATGGCAGCTTCAACCTCGGCAATCTGAAGGATCTGTCGTTGGTGGAGTCCACCCACACCGAACAGTTCCGTCGGCTGATGGCCGACATGACCAGCGGCGTGGACACCTGCCAAAAAGGCTGTGAGTACTTCGGCCTCTGCGGTGGTGGCAACGGCAGCAACAAATTCTGGGAACACGGCACCCTTGCCTCCAGCGAAACAAACGCCTGTCGATTCGGCACCCAGATCCCTGTTCAAGTCCTGCTTGAGCGCTTTGAAGAAGGTCCGCCTCTTCCACAACCAACTGTCAAACAAGCTGTTTGATTCTTTGATTCGATTGATTCGCACCCGATGAACCGCACCCACTGTCTTCTGCTTGGCGCCACGGTTGGCATCAGCCTGATCGCCCCTGCTCACAGCCTCGCGGCCTGCAAGTTTCTGATGCCGCTCGGCGGTAACGGCAGCGGACCTGAACCCTACATCGTGAAGAAACGGGTTCAACGTCCCAAAGGCCTGATCGGCAACGCGGTGGGCCGCACGAACTGGAACACCGACTTTGTGGTGGATCAGCCTTATCGAAGCTACAAGTTGTTTTTCACAGCGGATTCAACCGATGGGCAGCCTGGCGAGTATCCGATCGAAGCATTCCTGAAGTTTGCCGGAGGGGGATCCATGAAGGTTGTGGATGAAAGGATGAAACCTCCCACCGGCACTGGCGCCCAGTTCGGGCCCTTCAGTCCACCGCAAGGCCAGGGCATCAGCCAGGTGAACTTCAAAATCGGCGCCAACAACGATCCCGGCGGGACCGGGTTCAGCTACCGAATCTCCGTTCAGGGCTGCAACTAGCCCCCAGGCCAAACGATCAAACAAGGGCGGGCCGGCGGTCTTCTACATTGAAGAGGTGTCCGGCGGGCATCTCCTTCGGGGGACAGTTCACAACTGAAACGCGCGTCGGTCCGACGCCCGATCCCCGTCCTCCTTGCCGCATCCTCTCCTGCCAGAGCTTGAGACGCTGTCCACCCAGGTGGCGTCAACCCAGGCTTACGAGCTGTGCGGTATCCAACTGCTCACGCACATGAGCCCAATGACGCTGGAAGTGCAGATCCGACACAGCAGCGGTGCTGATGTGAGCCTGGACGACTGCGCCCAGTTCAGCGGAGTGTTGGGAGCGGCTCTGGAGACTTCAGAGCTCCTGAACGAGGCCTACGTGCTGGAAATCAGCAGTCCAGGGATCGGTGAACAGCTCGCCACAGACAGAGACTTCCAAACCTTCCGTGGGTTTCCTGTGGAGGTCACCCATCGTGATCTCGACGATGCCGAGAATCGTTTTGATGGGTTGCTGCTCGAGCGCGACGACGAAAGTCTGCAGATCAATATCCGCGGACGCATCAAGCGCATCCCTCGCAACCAGGTCATCGGCGTTCGGCTCACAAGTCCCGGCGCTTAAACGCTCGACCCCCCTTTCTCCTCCCTGTCTCCCTTCGATGGCTCTCGTCCTTCTTCCCGGTCTCAGCAATCTGATCGACGACATCAGCGATGAGAAAAAACTGCCGCCGCAGGTGGTGGAGGCGGCCCTGCGCGAAGCGCTGCTGAAGGGCTATGAGCGATACCGACGCACCTTGTACATCGGGATCAGTGAAGACCCCTTTGATGAGGAATACTTCAGCAACTTCGACGTCGGCCTGGATCTCGATGAGGAGGGATACAGGGTTCTGGCCAGCAAGATCATCGTGGATGAGGTCGAAAGCGAAGACCACCAGATCGCCATCGCTGAAGTGATGCAGGTGGCCGAAGACGCCCAGGTGGGAGACACCGTTGTCCTGGATGTCACTCCGGAGAAGGACGACTTCGGACGAATGGCGGCAGCCACCACCAAACAGGTGCTGGCGCAGAAACTGCGTGACCAGCAGCGTCGGATGATCCAGGAGGAATTCGCCGACCTCGAAGATCCCGTCCTGACCGCCAGGGTGATTCGTTTCGAACGCCAGAGCGTGATCATGGCCGTCAGTTCCGGACTGGGTCGACCGGAGGTGGAAGCCGAACTCCCCCGCCGCGACCAGCTGCCCAACGACAACTACCGGGCCAACGCCACCTTCAAGGTGTTCCTCAAGGAGGTGAGTGAAGTCCCCCGGCGCGGACCCCAGCTTTTTGTCAGCCGATCCAATGCCGGTCTTGTGGTTTATCTCTTTGAGAACGAGGTGCCGGAGATCCAGGAAGGATCAGTCCGCATCGTCGCCGTTGCGCGGGAAGCCAACCCACCCTCGCGTTCCGTGGGCCCCCGGACCAAAGTGGCCGTCGACAGCATCGAGCGGGAGGTGGATCCCGTCGGCGCCTGCATCGGAGCTCGCGGCTCACGAATCCAGCAGGTCGTGAATGAGTTGCGCGGCGAGAAAATCGACGTGATCCGCTGGTCACCCGATCCCGGTCAGTACATCGCCAACTCACTGAGTCCAGCCCGGGTCGAGATGGTGCGACTTGTGGATCCCGTTGGTCAGCATGCCCATGTGCTGGTTCCCCCCGATCAACTGAGCCTGGCGATCGGCCGGGAGGGTCAGAACGTACGGCTCGCGGCACGTCTGACCGGCTGGAAAATCGACATCAAGAATTCAACTGAATACGACCAGGCTGCCGAAGACGCCGTCGTGGCTGAACTGATTGCCCAGCGGGAGCAGGAAGAAGCCCTGCAGCAGGAGGCCGAGGAACGCCTGGCTGCCGAACAGGCGGCACGGGCTGAGGAGGATGCCCGCCTGCGCGAGCTGTATCCCCTTCCTGAAGATGACGAGGATTACCTCGAAGAGCAGGAGGCCTATGCCGAACAGCCTGCAGAGGGAGAAGCGTTCGACGCGCCCGCAGGCGACGCTCAGGCGTATGCGGAACAGAGCACAGATGACCAGCCTGTTGAAGCTGAAGAGCAGGAGGTGCAACCTGAGAACGATCCCCATGGAGCCCGGTGAACGATCGACCCATCCTTCGTCGCTGCGTGGCCTGTCGCCAGCTTCTGGACCGCCGCCTGCTCTGGCGGGTGGTCCGCGACCACAGGGATGGGGTTCTCCTTGAGCAGGGCATGGGTCGTTCGGCCTATCTCTGCCCCGAGGAGAGTTGTCTTGAAGACGCTCGTCGACGGAAACGTCTGCAGAAGGCCCTGCGTTGCCAGGTGCCCGAAACGGTCCTCTCGACGATGCAGGAGCGGCTCAGTTCAACGACTGGAGAATCCGCTGAGGCAGACTGAACATTGGCCTTGCTTTGCGTAGGGCCACCGCGGCACTTCGTGCCCGGCACGACCGGAGACCCCACCTGAATGACCAGCAGCGGCAAAGTCAGAATTTACGAGCTGTCCAAGGACCTAGGCCTTGAGAACAAGGACGTGCTGGATGCTGCCGACAAGCTGTCGATCGCGGCCAAAAGCCACAGCAGTTCCATCAGTGATGACGAGGCCGGTCGGATCCGCAACCTGCTGAAGAACGGGTCCTCCAAGACAGCCAACGCGGCTGGCGCGCAAGCCTCAGCCCCCGCCAAGCCCCCTGCAGGCAAGGCCATCCTGTCTGTGAAGAAGGCGGCAGCTCCAACGCCGGCCTCCAACCCCCCTGCAGCCCCTGCTTCTCCGGTCAAGCCAACGGCGGCAAAACTTACGGCAGCCAAACCGACTGCGGCAAAACCGACTGCGGCAAAACCAGCCGCAGCGAAACCCATCATCAGCCAGGCGCCGCCGGCCCGCCCAACGCCCGCCAGGCCAGCGGCTGAGAAACCAGCAGCACCCACACGTCCCATCTCACCAGGCACGCCGGTCAAATCACCCCCACCGAGACCTGCGGTGGCAGCGTCGAAACCGTCGGCACCACCAGCACGCCCAAGCACCCCAGCAGCCGCTGCCAAGCCAGCACCGGCGAGACCCGCTCCTGCCAGACCAACGCCTCGACCTGCATCAGCCGGTCGACCACAAGGAGCGCCAGCACGCCCTCAAAATCCGCAGATTGTTTCCAGACCCGGCCAGGGCAATGCTCAGCGGCCAGGCGCTCCAACGCGAAGCGGCTCGGCACCGAAACCAGGGGCTCCCTCCAAAGCCGGGACTCCAGCCCGCCCGGCACCTCGCCCTGAGCTTGTCGGGAAGCCCCAACCTCGGCGTCCAGAAGCCGGTGGC from the Synechococcus sp. KORDI-100 genome contains:
- the grrP gene encoding extracellular substrate binding-like orphan protein GrrP, translating into MRAFLAPAAALLALAAPVAFSPQAFAQSNTLKAVIFEDAKPLYQKTETGYEGFGVDVLEQIRMQANRSTVTYRLASSVEDGVGAVISGEADIACGVAFNWDRSTKVTYSLPFSVGGTRLLMAFDTAIDGTPESLVGETIGVVKDSQSAKVLSGVVPGATLLSFDTPEEALEAFYSGEVSILGGGTLWLAANSRIDKTALLPFRPYGRSGISCIVKQNNGKLLSSTNIALGQMMQAYMDGDAGTREMINRWIGPGSDVGLSQETIRSLYGLILSITAELNTAATPGI
- the grrA gene encoding GrrA/OscA1 family cyclophane-containing rSAM-modified RiPP encodes the protein MKRSLIAFQALLASSAVLCQTVEASSTYSTPEQLNGQAKANSIEARIEAVRNTDWSSLLQDPEIEGELIAKSKWKNGKGKKFGNSYGKGKWGNGKSGSKWGNSRPTWGNGGYSGGWRNGGGGWKNGGGGFVNW
- the grrM gene encoding cyclophane-forming radical SAM/SPASM peptide maturase GrrM/OscB, with the protein product MVIVSSNVSSNGRPDLNRFGPIGLVVVQSTSLCNLDCSYCYLPDRQKKRVFDLDMLPLLVSRILESPYAGPEFSLVWHAGEPLTLPTSWYDEATTILQRSLKEHGAEELEFTQHVQTNATLINDAWCDCFRRNRIVVGISVDGPEDIHDAHRRFRNGRGSHAMAMKGIEALHRNDLPFHCISVVTSDAMEQPERMYRFFRDNGINDVGFNVEEQEGINTSSSMQGSAMEENYRDFLRAFWRLSEQDGYPVVLREFEQVISLIQGNARMTQNELNRPFSILSVDWEGNFSTFDPELLSVASDRYGSFNLGNLKDLSLVESTHTEQFRRLMADMTSGVDTCQKGCEYFGLCGGGNGSNKFWEHGTLASSETNACRFGTQIPVQVLLERFEEGPPLPQPTVKQAV
- the rimP gene encoding ribosome maturation factor RimP — protein: MPHPLLPELETLSTQVASTQAYELCGIQLLTHMSPMTLEVQIRHSSGADVSLDDCAQFSGVLGAALETSELLNEAYVLEISSPGIGEQLATDRDFQTFRGFPVEVTHRDLDDAENRFDGLLLERDDESLQINIRGRIKRIPRNQVIGVRLTSPGA
- the nusA gene encoding transcription termination factor NusA, giving the protein MALVLLPGLSNLIDDISDEKKLPPQVVEAALREALLKGYERYRRTLYIGISEDPFDEEYFSNFDVGLDLDEEGYRVLASKIIVDEVESEDHQIAIAEVMQVAEDAQVGDTVVLDVTPEKDDFGRMAAATTKQVLAQKLRDQQRRMIQEEFADLEDPVLTARVIRFERQSVIMAVSSGLGRPEVEAELPRRDQLPNDNYRANATFKVFLKEVSEVPRRGPQLFVSRSNAGLVVYLFENEVPEIQEGSVRIVAVAREANPPSRSVGPRTKVAVDSIEREVDPVGACIGARGSRIQQVVNELRGEKIDVIRWSPDPGQYIANSLSPARVEMVRLVDPVGQHAHVLVPPDQLSLAIGREGQNVRLAARLTGWKIDIKNSTEYDQAAEDAVVAELIAQREQEEALQQEAEERLAAEQAARAEEDARLRELYPLPEDDEDYLEEQEAYAEQPAEGEAFDAPAGDAQAYAEQSTDDQPVEAEEQEVQPENDPHGAR
- a CDS encoding YlxR family protein; the encoded protein is MNDRPILRRCVACRQLLDRRLLWRVVRDHRDGVLLEQGMGRSAYLCPEESCLEDARRRKRLQKALRCQVPETVLSTMQERLSSTTGESAEAD